A part of Thiomicrorhabdus sediminis genomic DNA contains:
- the ettA gene encoding energy-dependent translational throttle protein EttA, translated as MAQFVYTMNRVGKVVPPNRHILKDISLSFFPGAKIGVLGLNGSGKSTLLKIMAGIDTEIVGEARPQPGIKIGYLAQEPQLDDSKTVRGNIEEAVSDVKEALAELDAVYAAYAEPDADFDALAKKQAEIEDLIQAKDGHNLDRTLDIAADALRLPEWDADVSKLSGGERRRVALCKLLLEKPDMLLLDEPTNHLDAESIAWLERFLLDFPGTVVAITHDRYFLDNAAQWILELDRGEGIPFEGNYSSWLEQKEKRLEQEAKTEAARMKTIKNELEWVRQNPKGRHAKSKARLSRFEELSSQESQQRNETSEIFIPVAERLGEKVIEVNHISKGFGDRLLIDDLNFRLPQGGIVGIIGANGAGKSTLFKMLTGQEQPDTGSIEFGETVKLSYVDQSRDALDDNKTVWEEISEGDDIFMVGNIEVNSRAYCSRFNFRGGDQQKKIGQLSGGERNRVHLAKTLRSGGNVLLLDEPTNDLDVETLRALEEALLEFAGCAVVISHDRWFLDRIATHMLAFEGDSHVEWFEGNFSDYEADLKRRKGADAAQPHRIKYKPISKD; from the coding sequence ATGGCTCAGTTCGTATATACCATGAACCGTGTGGGCAAAGTTGTTCCACCTAACCGTCACATTTTAAAAGACATCTCTTTGTCGTTTTTCCCCGGCGCCAAAATCGGTGTTTTGGGTTTAAACGGTTCAGGTAAATCCACCCTATTAAAAATCATGGCCGGCATCGACACCGAAATCGTTGGTGAAGCGCGCCCACAACCCGGGATTAAAATCGGCTATCTGGCCCAAGAACCACAACTGGATGACAGCAAGACCGTGCGCGGCAATATCGAAGAAGCGGTATCTGATGTGAAAGAGGCCTTGGCAGAACTGGATGCGGTTTATGCCGCCTATGCCGAGCCGGATGCCGATTTTGATGCTCTGGCGAAAAAACAGGCCGAAATTGAAGACCTGATCCAAGCCAAAGACGGTCACAACCTTGACCGCACCTTGGATATTGCCGCCGATGCCTTACGCCTACCTGAATGGGATGCCGATGTCAGCAAGTTGTCCGGTGGTGAGCGTCGCCGTGTCGCACTGTGCAAACTGTTGCTAGAAAAACCTGACATGTTATTGCTAGATGAACCGACCAACCACTTGGACGCCGAATCAATCGCCTGGCTGGAACGTTTCTTATTGGACTTCCCGGGAACCGTTGTGGCGATCACTCACGACCGTTACTTCTTGGACAACGCCGCGCAATGGATTCTTGAACTTGACCGCGGTGAAGGTATTCCGTTTGAAGGCAACTACTCTTCATGGCTGGAACAGAAAGAAAAACGCCTGGAACAGGAAGCCAAAACCGAAGCCGCTCGCATGAAAACCATCAAAAACGAGTTGGAATGGGTGCGCCAGAACCCTAAGGGTCGTCATGCCAAATCAAAAGCTCGTCTATCGCGCTTTGAAGAATTGAGCTCTCAAGAATCACAGCAACGCAATGAAACCAGTGAAATCTTTATTCCGGTGGCCGAGCGATTGGGTGAGAAAGTCATCGAAGTTAACCATATTTCCAAAGGCTTTGGCGACCGCTTGTTAATTGATGATCTTAACTTCCGCCTTCCGCAAGGTGGTATTGTCGGCATTATCGGTGCCAACGGTGCCGGTAAATCGACCTTGTTTAAAATGCTGACCGGTCAAGAACAACCTGATACCGGCAGTATCGAATTCGGTGAAACCGTCAAACTTTCTTATGTTGACCAGAGCCGTGATGCGCTGGATGACAATAAAACCGTTTGGGAAGAGATTTCCGAAGGCGACGATATCTTTATGGTCGGTAATATCGAAGTGAACTCACGCGCTTACTGCAGTCGCTTCAACTTCCGTGGCGGCGACCAGCAGAAAAAAATCGGACAACTTTCCGGTGGTGAACGCAACCGTGTGCATCTAGCGAAAACACTGCGTAGCGGTGGTAATGTTCTGCTATTGGATGAACCGACCAATGACTTGGATGTGGAAACATTGCGAGCATTGGAAGAAGCTTTATTGGAATTTGCCGGTTGCGCGGTGGTGATCTCCCACGACCGTTGGTTCCTGGATCGAATCGCGACACATATGCTTGCCTTTGAAGGTGACTCTCATGTAGAGTGGTTTGAAGGAAACTTCTCAGATTACGAAGCCGATTTGAAACGTCGTAAAGGTGCCGATGCCGCACAGCCGCATCGTATTAAATATAAGCCTATCTCAAAGGATTAA
- a CDS encoding GGDEF domain-containing protein, with product MTEMLTNHLDAIANAMPDPIFVMGQDGTYLDIVGGQERTLYADGSTLIGKKYHDVLPEQMAERFLNVVQTAIKDNRLQEIEYQLADEEINGIEGSTKGGQWYEARVYPVKEGTYEQPAVIWLAINITSRKHMEEQLEHLSSNDPLTNLYNRDYFLDIVDEEINKAKMNNQPLSLFKVNLDCFKRVTDRYGHEMGDKAILTAAHALKKVVKELGMVGRLSCDQFMVVLPGVKAVDAFRIAKLSQETITAQKIKLDDNTTTCLTSHAGVTELRNDHEDSQTLFLRVNNAISAIEGKKDITNIM from the coding sequence ATGACAGAAATGCTCACCAACCATTTGGACGCGATTGCCAATGCCATGCCTGACCCAATTTTTGTCATGGGACAGGATGGTACCTATTTGGATATTGTCGGTGGTCAGGAGCGAACGCTCTATGCCGACGGCTCGACATTGATTGGTAAAAAATACCATGATGTACTTCCAGAGCAAATGGCCGAGCGTTTCTTGAATGTGGTGCAGACGGCCATCAAAGACAACCGCCTGCAAGAAATCGAGTATCAGCTTGCCGATGAGGAAATCAACGGTATCGAAGGTTCCACCAAAGGCGGCCAATGGTATGAAGCGCGTGTGTATCCTGTTAAGGAAGGCACTTACGAGCAACCTGCCGTGATTTGGCTGGCAATCAACATCACAAGCCGTAAGCATATGGAAGAACAGCTCGAGCATCTGTCATCGAACGATCCGCTGACTAATCTCTATAACCGCGATTATTTCTTGGACATTGTTGATGAAGAGATCAATAAAGCGAAAATGAATAATCAACCGCTATCTCTGTTTAAGGTCAATCTGGATTGCTTTAAACGCGTCACTGACCGCTACGGTCATGAAATGGGCGATAAAGCGATTCTGACTGCGGCACATGCGCTGAAAAAAGTGGTCAAAGAGTTGGGCATGGTGGGTCGTCTAAGCTGTGATCAGTTCATGGTGGTGTTGCCAGGCGTTAAGGCGGTTGATGCGTTTCGTATCGCCAAGCTTTCCCAAGAGACCATTACCGCACAGAAGATCAAACTGGATGACAACACGACGACTTGTTTGACCAGTCATGCCGGTGTGACCGAATTGCGCAACGATCACGAAGACAGCCAAACGCTGTTTTTACGCGTAAATAATGCAATCAGCGCAATCGAAGGCAAAAAAGACATCACCAATATCATGTGA
- a CDS encoding DsrE family protein, whose amino-acid sequence MKTLLRLISSAFIVLAMLVSPVQAADDGAKVVYHVDFKDPTRYSATLTSINNIMNFYESELMEPEVHLVFVGYGLRFTTNDALKGTPYEHDKELLERRDELKGRLQSLIDVRGVKVHLCDKTRDEVGLPTDKVYSGIEMTKSGVAKIAILQSEGFAYLKIQ is encoded by the coding sequence ATGAAAACCCTATTACGCTTAATCAGCAGTGCCTTTATCGTGTTGGCAATGCTTGTTTCTCCGGTTCAAGCCGCAGATGACGGTGCCAAGGTGGTTTACCATGTCGACTTTAAGGACCCTACCCGCTACTCGGCAACTCTGACCTCGATCAACAACATTATGAACTTCTATGAATCTGAACTGATGGAACCGGAAGTACATCTGGTATTTGTCGGCTACGGGCTGCGCTTTACCACCAATGATGCGCTTAAAGGCACACCTTATGAACACGACAAAGAGTTACTTGAACGTCGTGATGAGCTTAAAGGTCGCTTACAGTCATTAATTGATGTGCGCGGCGTTAAGGTTCACCTGTGCGATAAAACCCGTGATGAGGTCGGACTACCTACCGATAAGGTTTATTCCGGTATTGAAATGACGAAATCTGGTGTGGCCAAAATCGCAATTCTTCAATCTGAAGGTTTTGCTTATTTGAAAATTCAATAA
- a CDS encoding CPBP family intramembrane glutamic endopeptidase, translating into MNRYRYPIVFASIVFLIAAKVLPLWHINQPALYWDMDRIIALACLLIVAHIYIEKLQIRSFVWLLIIFVGSLLLNHLWLDLDIQRVLQLLLLTALVEEVLLRGVLFELLLKKWSAPTVLIATSVLFIMVHPPVYEHYQYGMLVFLSGLLLGSIYLHFRQYNLQTALVVVTAIHMLIILIGLNFNLIPVR; encoded by the coding sequence ATGAACCGATATCGATACCCTATCGTCTTTGCCAGTATTGTCTTTTTAATTGCCGCTAAGGTTCTGCCGCTTTGGCATATCAACCAGCCAGCGCTTTACTGGGATATGGATAGAATCATTGCATTAGCCTGCCTGTTGATTGTTGCTCACATCTATATCGAAAAACTTCAAATACGCTCATTCGTTTGGCTGTTGATAATTTTTGTCGGCAGTTTGCTGCTTAACCACCTTTGGCTAGACCTAGATATTCAGCGAGTGCTGCAACTACTGTTGTTAACAGCTCTTGTCGAAGAGGTTTTACTTCGCGGCGTACTGTTCGAACTGTTGTTAAAAAAGTGGTCTGCGCCAACCGTGTTAATAGCCACCAGCGTACTATTTATTATGGTTCACCCGCCTGTTTATGAACATTACCAATACGGCATGCTGGTTTTTTTGTCAGGACTGTTGCTTGGTTCCATCTATCTCCACTTCAGACAATACAATCTGCAAACGGCTTTAGTGGTGGTGACGGCAATACATATGCTGATTATTCTAATCGGGTTGAATTTCAACTTAATACCGGTTCGATAA
- a CDS encoding sialidase family protein gives MHEYPQISLEFSKAPKTEHSVYLTEGVKPLHIERNGPFIYNQAGQLLCVDHKSAYLSDNQGQTWQEFVLFAKDQDFSASNSHSLLCCADGTIVLSFIDMAKCHFNWKKNSNSPTKNSFLYHYIVRSEDGGKTWQQPIVLQKGYAAAATTLIELSSGALIASAQNMDYAQARHYSLSFRSEDKGLSWQASNHLDIGGRGHHGGCYEGTLVELKDCVWFCIRTNLDYFWHAYSYDDGVTWTHIRPGIEASSSPAMLKRLASGQLLMVFNTLYPQGKKEFARISGLFSEVKASWFREELAIIFSDDDGETWSDPKVIAQCKGAWLAYPYVHQMDENRLWITTMQSELRVEVDLAQIQAEIAP, from the coding sequence ATGCATGAATATCCGCAAATAAGCTTGGAGTTTTCCAAAGCCCCTAAAACAGAACATTCGGTTTATCTGACAGAAGGCGTTAAGCCATTGCACATCGAGCGTAATGGTCCTTTTATATATAATCAAGCCGGGCAGTTGTTGTGCGTCGACCATAAATCGGCTTATCTTTCCGATAATCAGGGGCAGACCTGGCAGGAGTTTGTTCTGTTTGCCAAAGATCAGGATTTTAGCGCTTCCAATTCGCACAGTCTGTTGTGTTGTGCTGACGGTACCATCGTGTTGTCTTTTATCGATATGGCCAAGTGTCATTTTAATTGGAAAAAGAACAGTAACTCGCCAACCAAGAACAGTTTTCTGTACCACTATATTGTGCGTAGTGAGGACGGAGGCAAGACTTGGCAACAACCTATAGTTTTGCAAAAAGGCTATGCAGCGGCGGCGACCACTTTGATAGAGCTGAGCTCAGGCGCCTTAATCGCTTCGGCACAAAATATGGATTATGCCCAAGCACGTCATTACAGCCTGAGTTTTCGTTCTGAAGATAAGGGTTTGAGCTGGCAGGCGAGCAATCATCTTGATATTGGCGGTCGCGGCCATCACGGCGGATGTTACGAGGGAACTTTGGTCGAGTTAAAGGATTGTGTCTGGTTCTGTATCCGAACCAATTTGGATTATTTCTGGCACGCTTATTCTTATGATGATGGTGTTACCTGGACGCATATCAGGCCAGGTATAGAAGCGAGCAGTTCCCCGGCCATGTTGAAAAGATTGGCAAGTGGTCAACTATTAATGGTTTTTAATACGCTTTATCCCCAAGGTAAAAAGGAGTTTGCCAGAATCTCAGGTCTGTTTTCCGAGGTCAAGGCCTCTTGGTTTCGCGAAGAGTTGGCGATTATTTTTTCCGATGATGATGGTGAAACTTGGTCTGACCCTAAGGTGATTGCACAATGCAAAGGCGCTTGGCTGGCATATCCTTATGTACATCAAATGGATGAGAATAGACTATGGATTACAACCATGCAGTCGGAGTTGCGTGTCGAGGTTGATTTGGCTCAGATTCAAGCAGAGATTGCCCCATAA
- a CDS encoding EAL domain-containing protein — MDTKTISHASDSHLDIATLDFLRRILFSQDSIEKQYIAICQFVGDQLQLSQVSLISLEGSMLRLINGSDKTPRPIEASADYIDHWHKHQTLFSTDIQSETLFSNQYQHHLKAGNIACLNQYLIDNKTRKLILSLENQSKPIQFSSRQQQFIEDIRQLLADILKREQQSLDTEKYRNLYSEFESAFDGSNYSIISTDSQGIIRSFNHGASLMLGYSAEEAIGKTPELFHDTQEVIKRAAELTVELNELIEPGFETFVAKTRRGEIEEREWTYIHKDGHRLPVLLSVSAIRDQNNEISGFLGIAIDISDRVLTSRAIREQEATYRLLYEASSDGIFLVHDGIIIDINPAAQHLFACKREQIIGQPPTRFFPQIQPNGDNSAEVAQQKIYAALNGKNQFFEWQHITYNGTPFDSEVTLNTFMVDDKVLLLGIIRDISERKRTQQELDNSRLSLIEKNRNLMLINRLSSQLQHLTNKQHVYLEVMNTIIEHIPIAKVGIYEVEEQNLVLKASCGLPQKIEEHLKTLDINNSLTGQALHNKDILITENISQDSPIIGQFNKEVIDANFQSAVVIPLYFNEQLLGSLNIFFEKQKNSFYHERELYETIGKTLSISMFNTHNMQAMQYLARHDSLTNLGNRSLFHHYFDKHIMQPGRRHATVILFDLDRFKEINDTLGHHIGDLLLQQIGPRIESALEGYQYLLCRLGGDEFTLLIENLLDDSQRIALAEKLHSSLRQAFFIDKMHLEIDSSFGVSIYPNDGTDSHALLRSADVAMYHAKTNHLGVSFYEREFDTNSPERLMLLADLNNAIKENQLVLFYQPKLNLQTQTVEGFEALIRWQHPERGLLFPDSFMPLAEVSDVIYPFTDHVIELAMQQQKQWLSEGKRYSVSVNISARNLMDERLYPHLKACLKKYKTPAELFELELTETALMQDPERAITILKRIATLNVKLSVDDFGTGYSSLAYLRRLPLNALKIDRVFVKDMLENDQDEIIVHSTIALAHNLKLQVIAEGVENLEIIERLQGINCDMVQGYFLSQPKPWKEMRQWLKDNNY; from the coding sequence ATGGACACGAAAACAATCAGTCATGCATCCGATTCGCATTTGGATATTGCGACTCTCGATTTTTTAAGACGAATCCTCTTCAGTCAAGATTCGATAGAAAAACAATACATAGCCATTTGCCAGTTTGTCGGCGATCAACTACAACTTAGCCAAGTAAGCCTAATATCACTAGAAGGCAGTATGCTACGGCTGATCAACGGCAGCGATAAAACACCTCGGCCGATTGAGGCATCCGCTGACTATATTGATCACTGGCACAAACACCAGACTTTATTTAGCACCGACATTCAAAGTGAGACCTTATTCTCCAACCAATATCAGCACCATTTAAAGGCTGGCAACATTGCCTGCTTAAACCAATACCTCATTGATAATAAGACCAGAAAACTCATCCTCAGCCTTGAAAATCAAAGCAAACCCATTCAATTTAGCAGCCGTCAACAGCAATTTATCGAGGATATCCGCCAACTCTTGGCGGACATACTGAAACGCGAACAGCAATCACTTGATACGGAAAAATATCGCAACCTCTATAGCGAATTCGAATCGGCCTTCGATGGCTCCAACTACAGCATTATTTCGACCGATTCACAAGGCATTATTCGCAGCTTCAACCATGGCGCCAGCCTTATGCTTGGTTACAGCGCTGAAGAGGCTATTGGCAAAACCCCTGAACTCTTTCACGATACTCAAGAGGTAATCAAACGCGCAGCCGAGCTGACTGTCGAACTCAATGAGCTTATCGAACCGGGTTTTGAAACCTTTGTTGCCAAGACACGACGTGGAGAAATCGAAGAACGCGAGTGGACCTATATTCATAAAGATGGACACCGGCTCCCAGTACTGCTTTCTGTCAGCGCCATTCGCGATCAAAATAATGAGATCAGCGGCTTTCTTGGTATCGCAATCGACATTAGTGACCGCGTTTTAACCAGCCGTGCGATCCGTGAGCAAGAAGCCACCTACCGCCTGCTTTATGAAGCCTCTTCCGATGGAATATTTCTCGTCCATGACGGCATTATCATCGATATTAACCCTGCGGCCCAACACCTCTTTGCCTGTAAAAGAGAACAAATCATCGGTCAGCCTCCGACGCGATTCTTCCCGCAAATCCAACCTAATGGAGATAATTCGGCAGAAGTCGCTCAACAGAAAATTTATGCCGCTTTGAACGGCAAAAACCAGTTTTTCGAATGGCAACATATCACATATAACGGTACGCCTTTTGATTCCGAGGTCACCCTCAATACCTTTATGGTTGACGATAAGGTTCTACTGCTCGGCATTATACGAGACATTAGCGAACGCAAACGGACGCAACAGGAACTGGATAACTCACGTCTTAGCCTAATTGAAAAAAACCGTAACCTGATGCTCATCAATCGCTTATCGAGCCAGCTGCAGCACCTGACCAATAAACAGCACGTTTATCTGGAGGTAATGAACACCATTATCGAACATATTCCGATAGCCAAGGTCGGCATCTACGAAGTGGAAGAACAAAATCTAGTACTTAAAGCCTCATGCGGTTTGCCGCAAAAAATTGAAGAGCACCTGAAAACACTCGATATTAACAACAGTTTGACCGGCCAGGCTCTACATAATAAAGACATTCTGATCACCGAGAATATCAGCCAAGATTCACCGATTATTGGCCAATTCAATAAAGAGGTGATTGATGCCAACTTCCAATCCGCAGTAGTCATCCCGCTTTATTTCAACGAGCAGCTATTGGGAAGCTTGAACATCTTTTTTGAAAAACAAAAAAATAGCTTTTACCATGAACGTGAACTCTATGAAACCATAGGAAAAACACTTTCCATATCTATGTTCAACACCCATAACATGCAAGCGATGCAATACTTGGCAAGGCATGACTCGCTGACCAATCTGGGAAATCGCAGCCTATTCCATCATTATTTTGATAAACATATCATGCAACCTGGGCGCCGCCATGCTACGGTCATCCTTTTTGACTTGGACCGTTTTAAGGAAATTAATGATACCCTGGGTCATCATATTGGTGATCTGCTGTTACAACAGATAGGCCCTCGCATTGAATCCGCATTGGAAGGTTATCAATATCTACTATGTCGCTTAGGTGGTGATGAGTTTACCCTGCTAATTGAAAACCTACTGGATGACAGCCAACGTATCGCACTCGCGGAAAAACTGCATAGCTCTCTTCGTCAGGCATTTTTCATCGATAAAATGCACCTTGAAATCGACAGCAGCTTCGGTGTATCGATTTACCCGAATGATGGTACCGATAGCCATGCGTTACTACGTTCGGCTGATGTTGCCATGTATCACGCCAAAACCAACCATCTGGGCGTCTCCTTTTATGAAAGAGAGTTTGATACCAACTCACCAGAGCGCTTAATGCTGCTGGCGGATCTCAACAACGCGATTAAAGAGAACCAACTGGTATTATTCTATCAACCGAAACTTAACCTGCAGACACAAACAGTCGAAGGGTTTGAAGCCCTGATACGCTGGCAACACCCGGAACGCGGCTTGCTTTTCCCCGATAGTTTTATGCCGCTAGCCGAAGTCAGCGATGTTATCTACCCTTTCACCGACCATGTCATCGAGCTGGCGATGCAACAGCAAAAACAGTGGTTATCTGAAGGTAAGCGTTACAGTGTTTCAGTCAATATTTCCGCGCGTAATCTCATGGATGAAAGACTCTACCCGCACCTCAAGGCATGCCTGAAAAAATATAAAACACCCGCAGAACTGTTTGAGTTGGAATTGACTGAAACCGCCTTGATGCAAGACCCGGAAAGAGCGATTACCATTTTGAAGCGAATCGCCACCTTAAATGTCAAGCTATCGGTAGATGACTTTGGTACAGGTTATTCATCCTTAGCCTATTTGAGACGCTTACCGCTGAATGCGTTAAAAATCGACCGTGTCTTTGTCAAGGATATGCTCGAAAACGACCAGGATGAGATCATCGTGCACTCAACCATCGCTTTAGCTCACAACCTTAAACTGCAAGTCATTGCCGAAGGAGTGGAAAATCTCGAAATCATTGAGCGCTTGCAAGGCATTAATTGCGATATGGTGCAAGGTTACTTTTTAAGCCAGCCTAAACCTTGGAAAGAGATGCGACAGTGGCTCAAAGACAATAACTATTAA
- a CDS encoding phosphoribosyltransferase: protein MRFQNRTQAAKLLAERLLRREDIESGAEQTIVLALPRGGVPLGEVIADSLNCQLDIVLVRKLGLPQFSELAMGAIASNGIKVLNQVVVNAYRVSEADIAKVEAKQRELLLHREQLYRGSRPYPQLKGKTVIIVDDGIATGATVKAAIKAVRMQQPVKIVLAVPVAPLDTLAELQTEVDQLICLIEADDFQAVGQYYQQFNQVSDAEVSACLAKFWQ from the coding sequence ATGCGTTTTCAAAACCGAACTCAGGCGGCTAAGTTATTGGCCGAGCGTTTGTTACGGCGTGAGGATATTGAATCCGGCGCGGAGCAAACCATCGTATTGGCTTTACCAAGAGGAGGGGTTCCCTTAGGAGAGGTTATTGCCGATAGCTTGAATTGTCAGCTCGATATTGTATTGGTACGCAAACTCGGCTTGCCGCAATTTTCCGAATTAGCGATGGGGGCGATTGCCAGTAATGGCATCAAGGTACTTAATCAAGTGGTGGTTAACGCCTATCGTGTTTCTGAAGCGGATATCGCCAAAGTTGAAGCCAAACAACGGGAGCTGCTGTTGCATCGTGAACAACTCTATCGAGGCTCAAGACCCTATCCGCAATTGAAGGGTAAGACAGTCATTATTGTCGATGATGGTATTGCCACGGGAGCGACGGTAAAAGCCGCAATTAAGGCGGTAAGAATGCAGCAACCCGTGAAAATTGTTTTGGCGGTACCTGTGGCGCCGTTGGATACTCTAGCCGAATTGCAGACAGAGGTAGATCAATTGATTTGTTTGATTGAAGCCGATGATTTTCAGGCAGTCGGTCAGTATTATCAACAATTCAATCAAGTTAGTGATGCAGAAGTGAGTGCTTGTCTGGCTAAATTTTGGCAATAA
- a CDS encoding 5'-nucleotidase C-terminal domain-containing protein has product MSLNRREFLHVMSMAAAAGMLPGTAKAMSGGADKAALAKASDAIYNQPMKGKVRLLHITDTHAQLKPIYFREPNVNLGTGPAFGQLPHVVGHKLLKELGIEANTPLAHAFSYLDFTEASERYGKVGGFAHVKTLLDKLREQAGGRENTITMDGGDLWHGSGTALFTRGMDMVEASNLLGVDIMTGHWEFTYKAEEVLKNLNAFKGEFVAQNIRVKEDSLFGDAYREMVDANNGVGLFDEDEARAFKPYTVKVVNGERVAIVGQAFPRTANANPQSNFPDWSFGLREDALQETVDKIRAEEKVAAVVMISHNGMDVDIKMASRVSGIDAIFGGHTHDGIPKTINVKTPNGGVCYVTNAGSNGKFVGCMDLDIQNGKLQGVDYKLLPVFSNVLAADAGVDKFITDLYLRKYDENVVESRNPEMANNKDRLGKTYGEILGEELAIAEDTLYRRGNFMGTWDQIIVNSLREEHDTQIAMSAGVRWGTSVLAGEMITMERVMDETSMTYGETYKSEVTGAQMKDILEGICENLFQKDPYLQSGGDMVRLGGMDYTCEPNGKFGNRISDMRLDDGTPLEANKTYTVAGWAQVDTVGEGRLMWDVAADYLRNHKSSTKLKKVNHPKLKGVKNNPGIESYPGELA; this is encoded by the coding sequence ATGTCTTTAAATCGCCGCGAATTTCTACATGTAATGTCTATGGCCGCTGCTGCGGGGATGTTACCTGGTACAGCGAAAGCTATGTCTGGTGGTGCTGATAAAGCTGCTCTAGCTAAAGCATCTGATGCAATCTACAACCAGCCAATGAAAGGTAAGGTTCGTCTATTGCACATTACTGATACACACGCTCAGTTAAAGCCAATCTACTTCCGTGAGCCAAACGTTAACCTAGGTACTGGTCCGGCTTTCGGTCAGCTTCCTCACGTTGTTGGTCACAAGTTGCTTAAAGAATTAGGTATCGAAGCTAACACTCCTCTAGCGCACGCGTTCTCATACCTAGACTTCACTGAAGCGTCAGAGCGTTACGGTAAAGTGGGTGGTTTCGCACACGTTAAAACATTGCTAGACAAGCTACGTGAGCAAGCTGGTGGTCGTGAAAACACTATCACTATGGATGGTGGTGACTTGTGGCACGGTTCTGGTACAGCATTGTTTACACGTGGTATGGACATGGTTGAAGCGTCTAACCTTCTAGGTGTAGATATCATGACAGGTCACTGGGAATTCACATACAAGGCTGAAGAAGTTCTTAAGAACTTGAACGCATTCAAAGGTGAATTCGTAGCACAGAACATCCGTGTTAAAGAAGATTCATTGTTCGGTGATGCTTACCGTGAAATGGTTGACGCTAACAATGGCGTTGGTCTATTTGACGAAGACGAAGCACGTGCTTTCAAGCCTTACACTGTTAAAGTTGTAAATGGTGAGCGTGTTGCGATCGTTGGTCAGGCGTTCCCTCGTACAGCTAACGCTAACCCACAGTCTAACTTCCCGGATTGGTCTTTCGGTCTTCGTGAAGACGCGCTTCAGGAAACGGTTGATAAGATCCGTGCCGAAGAAAAAGTTGCTGCGGTTGTAATGATCTCACACAACGGTATGGACGTTGATATCAAGATGGCTTCTCGCGTATCGGGTATCGATGCGATCTTCGGTGGTCACACACACGATGGTATTCCTAAGACAATCAATGTTAAGACACCAAACGGTGGTGTGTGTTACGTAACTAACGCAGGTTCTAACGGTAAGTTCGTTGGTTGTATGGATTTGGATATCCAGAACGGTAAGCTACAAGGCGTTGATTACAAATTGCTTCCTGTGTTCTCTAACGTTCTTGCTGCTGACGCGGGTGTTGATAAGTTCATCACTGATCTTTACCTACGTAAGTACGACGAAAACGTTGTTGAATCACGTAACCCTGAAATGGCAAACAACAAAGACCGTCTAGGCAAGACTTACGGTGAAATCCTAGGTGAAGAACTAGCGATCGCTGAAGATACCCTATACCGTCGTGGTAACTTCATGGGTACTTGGGACCAGATCATCGTTAACTCTCTACGTGAAGAGCACGATACTCAGATCGCTATGTCTGCCGGTGTTCGTTGGGGTACTTCGGTTCTAGCTGGTGAGATGATCACTATGGAACGTGTTATGGATGAAACCTCGATGACTTACGGTGAAACATACAAGTCAGAAGTAACTGGTGCTCAGATGAAGGATATCCTAGAAGGTATCTGTGAGAACCTATTCCAGAAAGACCCATACCTACAATCTGGTGGTGATATGGTTCGTCTTGGTGGTATGGACTATACTTGTGAACCTAACGGTAAGTTCGGTAACCGTATCTCTGATATGCGTCTTGATGACGGTACTCCGCTTGAAGCGAACAAGACTTATACTGTTGCTGGTTGGGCGCAGGTTGATACAGTTGGTGAAGGTCGTCTTATGTGGGATGTTGCCGCTGATTACCTACGTAACCACAAGTCTAGCACTAAGCTTAAGAAGGTTAACCATCCTAAGCTTAAAGGTGTTAAGAACAACCCAGGTATCGAATCATACCCAGGGGAATTGGCATAA